GGTGTCCTCGACCACCCGAAGCAGGCCTCCCAGAATGACATAGGGTATTGTTGCATAGGTGAATTCCCTGTCAATCGGTAATCCGGTGCGGTTAAGCCACCGGTACACCAGATATACCGATACGATCAGGATGGCGGCATATGTCAGGGTGTCGACAATAGTATAGGCTTCGCCGTTGACAATGGGACCCACGTAATATTTGTATATAAAATCCCCAATCATGTATGATAGTAAAATGAGTGCAGACGGTATAAAAGTACTTAAAACAAAAATATTCGATAAATCCAAATGGATGCAACTTCCGCGGGATGTGGTGATCGGGCATGATGCCCTGTCACATATTCCAAAGGTTTGCGAGGATCTGAAACTCGGTGACTCTGTGCTCATCATCTCCGGCCCGCGAACGCAGGAAGTGGCAGGCAGGGAGGTCAATGAAATGCTTGCCCGCCAGTATACGGTGAATCACTTTCCCGTGGAAAAGATCTCCCCGGAGGTCATTCTGGAGGCCGAAGAGGCCGCGAAGGAGGCTGATTTCATCATCGGCGTGGGCGGAGGAAAAGTCATCGATACCGCGAAAATTGCATCCTATAACCGCGACTCCCAGTTTATCAGCGTTCCGACTGCGGCATCCCACGACGGCATCGCCTCCGCACGGGCATCGGTGCCGATGGATGACGGAAGCGTATCCCTTCAGGCGCACCCCCCGATTGCGGTCGTTGCAGATACGGGGATCATCGCACAGGCACCGCACCGCCTCCTCGCATCAGGCTGCGCCGATATCATCTCCAACTACACGGCAATCCTTGACTGGGAACTCGCACATCGCATCAGGGGGGAAACGATCAGCGAATATGCCATTGCACTCTCCCGCATGACCGCAGAGATGCTGGTGCAGAACGCGGCTCTTATCAAACCGCACCAGGAAGAGAGCGCCTGGATCGTGACAAAGGCGCTCGTCTCGTCGGGAGTCGCGATGAGTATAGCCGGATCCTCGCGCCCGGCGAGCGGCGGCGAACACAAGTTCAGCCACGCACTCGACCGGCTTGCCCCGGGAAAGGGGCTTCACGGAGAACAGTGCGGGATCGGTTCCATTATTACGATGTTTCTCCACAGCGGGGACTGGCGTGGAATCAGGAATTCGCTCCGGACAATCGGGGCGCCGACAACACC
The Methanoculleus sp. SDB genome window above contains:
- the egsA gene encoding glycerol-1-phosphate dehydrogenase (enantiomeric glycerophosphate synthase; catalyzes the production of glycerone phosphate from sn-glycerol-1-phosphate; important for the production of archaeal stereospecific glycerophosphate backbone of phospholipids), with the protein product MSADGIKVLKTKIFDKSKWMQLPRDVVIGHDALSHIPKVCEDLKLGDSVLIISGPRTQEVAGREVNEMLARQYTVNHFPVEKISPEVILEAEEAAKEADFIIGVGGGKVIDTAKIASYNRDSQFISVPTAASHDGIASARASVPMDDGSVSLQAHPPIAVVADTGIIAQAPHRLLASGCADIISNYTAILDWELAHRIRGETISEYAIALSRMTAEMLVQNAALIKPHQEESAWIVTKALVSSGVAMSIAGSSRPASGGEHKFSHALDRLAPGKGLHGEQCGIGSIITMFLHSGDWRGIRNSLRTIGAPTTPRELGIDDETAVRALMAARDIRPERFTILDMGLTEESARELIRMLYKE